DNA sequence from the Anomalospiza imberbis isolate Cuckoo-Finch-1a 21T00152 chromosome 14, ASM3175350v1, whole genome shotgun sequence genome:
GCCAGGCAGGGTGTTAGCCACAAGGAGAGTCCAGCATGGCCACAGAAGAGCCATGCTGGTCCTGCAAGACCACAGCTGTTTGTCCACAAACACAACCAGACCTTGGACCTGACAGAGCCCCGGATACCCGACCCATTTATGAAACAATCCAAAGCCTGActtcaggaaaggaaaggccACTCTGCTGCAAGTCTGTGTTCTGGCCCAGGCCTCAAATGCAGCACTGGGCAAAGAGGAAAGGAATGTGGGCACAAAGAAAAGcataggaggaaaaaagagtGTGGAGGAGTTACAGGGGTGTTAGGAGAGATGAACAGGCTTTGGGGGCAAAGGCGTCGATGGAGCTTATGTTGGGAAGAAGTGGTTCGGCATGGCAGCAGTGAGGAGAAACGAGCGGGGTCTGGGGGGGAGCTGAAGCGGGGAAAACAGGAGCAACAGGAGGTGTTTGGCCCCATGACTGCCCCGAGCCAGCGAGGGATGAGCAGGACTGTTCTCACCACACCATGTGTTCAGTGCTGCTGTAACCCAGCgcctttccccttccccagaATCCTGCACGGGGGAGCAGAAGGTGACCCAGATCGCTCTGTGATTCCCCAACCAGCTGCAGAGGGCCAcgattctgggattctgtgagaTGCCAGGGTCCACTGGGCTATTCTCAGgacccttccctgggcaggcagTGGGGACACGAGCgggacacagccaggccagCAGTGCCACCGTGTGGGAGCAGGTCACCTCCTCCTGCCAGGACACGGGCAGCAAGGGCTCCTGCAGCGTGAAAGACAGCAGTTGGAAACACAAACACGCAAGCATATATAAATAAACTCGGCTCTCACCCTCCCCCCATCCCAAAACTTAAAAAGAATGAGAGATTTACCCAGAGAAATTTACTCAGCCAGAAACCTGCTCCTTGCTGGAAGCCAAAAGACTGTGCTGTTTCTCAAGTGTTTTTCAATAATGCCCAGAAAAATAACTCTCTTTCACCAGGCACTGAAGTGAGACTGACAGGactgtaattaccaggatctTCCTTCTTGCCCCTCTTGAAAACTAGAACTTTGGCCAGCTTCCTGTATAACAGGGACCTCTCCAGTCTCCCAAGACTTGAAAAATAATGGAGAGAGACACTGTGATGACAGGCCCAGCATTTTCAGTACCCTGGGATGAACCCCATTGAGCCCCATAGATTTATGTGcatccagctggagcagcaagCCTCAAACACGTTCAGTTTGGGCTGGGAGTTTATCCTGCCCTAATCACAGTCCTCCAGCACGGAGCTCCGGGGGTCCCAGGGCCCATCCCTGATGTTAATGACAGAGGTGAAGAAGGCATTAAACACCTCTGCTTTGCCCATGTCCCTGTTTGTGAGGTGTGTCACCTCATCAAGTGCGGACCAATGTGATCTCTGATCCTCCTTTTGCTGTTAACATGTTTTAACAAGTCCTTTTTGCTGTCTTTCACGGTGCTGGCAAGCTCAAACACTAATCAAGCTCTGGCCACATGAATTTTCTCCCTGAAATGTCGAACAGCATCTCCCTCATTTTCCTGTGTAGCCTGTCCTTGTTTCCAATGTCCATACACTGGGCcttctgttcccctcagaaATGAGTCCCTGTGACAATaacctgtcttttttttctccacaggaGTGATTTTGATATGGAATGCAGGTCAACTTGACCTTGTTGATACCTCCAACCTCAATGGAGCATAGTCCTCAGCACTGATTCTACTTGCAGAGCCTGGTATCTCTGACCCAAGGGCACCTGAGAAGGTGGGGTAATCCCAGAGGAGTGCACAGAGAACCGCAGCTTAACCCTTGTGTGCAGCACAGACCACCAGGAACAGCTGATTCCAAGGgaaggcaccagcacaggcaggagttACAAGGAAACAGGGTTAGGAGAAGCTCTCTCTAGGCACCATTTCTGTCGGTGTCCTGAAGCACAAGGTAAAAATCCGCATGTAGGGGGTTAAAAGAGAAATGTAACTATCATTTTCGTGGCAGCCACGAGTACTGCACAGGTGTTTTCACTGAACTTTCCAACACATTCTTAGGTCTCCATCTTCAGACAATGCTGCTGACTTTGACATTGCTTCCTTCTCTGTTGAAAAGTGCCTTTATTATCTGGTTTCTAGGTTATAAAACCTTACTTCTTGGCTTCCAGAGCCAGCTGGTTTCCTTTCTACTTAATGATAAAGCTATCTTATCTGGTTTTATGGAATGCTGAACTTCAACAGCTAACAGCCATTGAGCCATATGAACTGGTTGCACCCTGGAATTTGTTgatcagagaaaataattttctttcagtaatATCCAGATAATTGTCCAAACTCTAGCAGTTCTTTCCGCTTAGCATTTGACCAGAAATTTTTGGTAAGGAAGTAAAGCTTCTTGTTCTGCAACAGGTCAAGAGTTCTCatcaagaaattaatttttctatcAGAAGTTTTGCCATTGGAATGTAAGTCAATCAGCACATTTAAATAAAACCCACTCAATTCCCTAGAAATTATCTAATTTAAATGGACAGATTCCTCTGGAATGAAAGGCTGTTATGTTAAACTGGAAAAAAGAGGCCAGGCAGCGATCAAAGAAAGCAGCCACTGAAAAAAGTTCCTTATTTCATATTGCCTGTTAGAACGAGACCTGTACTGGCAGATACGTGTTCCTGTCCCGCACCCTCGGCCTGGTGTCCCCGACCCAGTGCCACttcacccccagccccggcccggtCACCCTGGTCCCGCACCCTCGACTGCAGCCCCGAGCGGAACCTGCTCActccacagcccctgccccgcACCCCGGCCCGGTGTacggtgtcccctgtcccggcCCGATGTACCCTGTCCCGCACCCTGgcccggtgtcccctgtcccggcCCGGTGTCTCCTGTCCCGGAGCCCGGCCCGGTGTCTCCTGTCCCGGCCCGGTGTCCCCCGTCCCGGCCCGGTGTCTCCTGTCCCGGCCCGGTGTCTCCTGTCCCGGCCCGGTGTGCCCTGTCCCGGcccgctgtcccctgtcccggcccggtgtcccctgtcccggcCCGGTGTCTCCTGTCCCGgcccggtgtcccctgtcccggcCCGGTGTCTCCTGTCCCGgcccggtgtcccctgtcccggcccgctgtcccctgtcccggcCCGGTGTCTCCTGTCCCGGCCCGGTGTGCCCTGTCCCGGCCCGGTGTGCCCTGTCCCGGCCCGGTGTCTCCTGTCCCGGCCCGGTGTCTCCTGTCCCGGCCCGGTGTCTCCTGTCCCGGCCCGGTGTCCCCGGTCCCTCACCCCGGCCCCTCAGCCGCGTCCCCCGTCCCCACAGCAACGCCAAGACGCCCCGCCCCTCACGCCccaacagccaatgggagccGAGAGCCCGCGAGTGGCGGCCGCGCTGACCAATGGCTGCGGAGGGCGGCCAGGCGCGGGGGCGGGCCCGGGCGGGGCGCGGTGACGCCATCGCGGCGCGCGcgggcgcggagccgccgccgcgctgCCGGAGCTcggcccgcgccgccgccgccgccgcgccatGAGCCACTTCAGCTTCGGGGCGGCCGCGCCCGGCGGCGCCTTCAGCCTGGGCGCGCccagagccgccgccgccgccaccacCACGGCCAGCGGCGGCTTCTCCTTCTCCGCGCCGGCGCCCGCCCCCGCCTCCACCGGCTTCAGCTtcggcggcgccgcgccggcggcgggcggcagCCAGCCCGCCGGGCTCTTCTCCTTCAGCAGGTCGGGCACGGCCGCGCAGCCCTCCGGCTTCAGCTTCGGCTCGGCCGGCGcggcccccgcggccccggcggccgccgccttCCCGCTGGGGTGAGAgccgggggccgggcggggccgcgggcggcggcggggacggACGGAGGGACGGACGGAGGGACGGACGGAGGCAGCGGGGTCCCGtcggggccgggctcgggctcgGCGGGGCGTTCTGCGCCCAGCGAGCCGTGGCTGGCCCTCGTGCCTGGCGCTTCCCAGCGCCCTGCGCTGATCGCCGCACCGGGCGAGCGCCCGGCGAGCcccggcggcggccccggctgCTGCTGTCGTGGGGAGCCCCGACACGGCTGGGGAAGGAGATGTTCCACGCTTCCGCCTGGAACCGGGCTGGGCACAGAAGCTGCACACTGAAACGCCAAAGCTCTGCTACCCAACAGAAACCGTCTTCTTCTTTGTGAGCCGGATCTGGAGTGCTCCGAATGTTTTCTCGGCACTCTGGGAGGGATCTGTCGTTCAGGAAAGGCTGCGAGTTCTCGGGCGGTTCTGCAGAACTGCTGCTGTCAAAGCTTGCCAGatgggagctgtgggaagggAGCTCAAATGGGGAcgagcaggaaaaaaaccagcCTTGTGTAGAGGGAGTGGAGAACGGTGAGCTGAGAGAAGAAGGAGCAGCTTCACGTATGCTGCCATAAAATGTCCTGTGGTCCCTGGGTGGGTGGAGGTAAGGAAGGGAGGCTCAGTAGGAAGAGCCCGAAGGGGAGATGGCAGGTGACAGCAGCTGGATGGAGTCTGTGGTCAGAACTGGCACACAAGCCTGCCCAGGTGTGCATCTCTTTGAAAGGAGGTTTCTGCTGTCAGCACATGGTCAGGGAGAAAGCCAGCTGTGTACTTGAGTGGATGTGTGCCTCAAGCAGAACggcttcctttcttttcctttcttccctagGGCAAACACACCAAAAGTGAACTTtggagccagcagcaccactCCAGCCCCTGGAATCACGGGGGGCTTTTCTTTTGGTGCCCCTGTCGCAACCAGCACGCCCTCGAGTCAGGCAGCAGCCCCGTCTGGCTTTGCCTttggctctgctggcagcagcagcagcagcaccacggCTCCGTCTGGGACAACAGGAGGCTTCACCTTCTCCGGTGGCACCACGACTCAGGCGGGAACAGCCGGCTTCAGCATCGGCACCGCGGCTCCGCAGGCAACGTCCGCAGGGCCGAGCTTTGGCACGGCCCCTGcggctgctgccaccaccagcaCGGCCACCCTGGCAGCTGCCACCCCGGCAGCAGCGCCCTTCAGCCTCGGGGGACAGCCCACAGGTGGGTGAACTGCATGCAGGttgtgctgtgtccagctgtgacgtggcacacagtctgtgtccctgggatgggatgggatgggatgggctgtgtgtggcacacagtctgtgtccctgggatgggatgggatgggctgtgtgtggcacacagtctgtgtccctgggatgggatgggctgtgtgtggcacacagtctgtgtccctgggatgggatgggatgggatgggatgggatgggatgggatgggctgtgtgtggcacacagtctgtgtccctgggatgggctgggatgggatgggctgtgtgtggcacacagtctgtgtccctgggatgggatgggatgggctgtgtgtggcacacagtctgtgtccctgggatgggatgggctgtgtgtggcacacagtctgtgtccctgggatgggatgggctgtgtgtggcacacagtctgtgtccctgggatgggctgggatgggatgggctgtgtgtggcacacagtctgtgtccctgggatgggatgggctgtgtgtggcacacagtctgtgtccctgggatgggatgggatgggctgtgtgtggcacacagtccgtgtccctgggatgggatgggctgtgtgtggcacacagtctgtgtccctgggatgggatgggctgggctgtgtgtggcacacagtctgtgtccctgggatgggatgggatgggatgggatgggctgggctgtgtgtggcacacagtctgtgtccctgggatgggatgggatgggctgtgtgtggcacacagtctgtgtccctgggatgggatgggctgtgtgtggcacacagtctgtgtccctgggatgggatgggctgtgtgtggcacacagtctgtgtcaccgggatggggctgtggcccagcctcatccccagtgggcacagctgtgagaagcaggtgagcagcactggcagcaatgagccatggagtgcccaggggcactgaccaaccaccaaagggaacagagggcacacagtgCCATGCATGAACACGAGGgtataaaaggctgggctgaagaaCAGGAAGGGTggatgcttgcagccttctgaagtggtCTGGTGTTGCTGTGTATGGATTGAACTCTTCTGAAATTGTGTGGTGACACTGTGTGTGTCCTGGCTCTCTGGACTGTCACATATCCTGTGCCACAGCCTTGGGGCAGCTGGAGGCTGGGAGCCTGTGGCATGGGGATGTCTGAGAGTGCACCTGGGTAAGGCTCTGCAGCCTCCGGCTtgtgctggggcagagtggAGTGAGGGGCTGGAGCCAGAGGTGTTTGTGACAGGCCTgtccaggggctgcagtgctggggagcaAGTGCTCTTTGGCCTGGAGGAAGAAAGTCCATCTTTTCCTTTGGCTCCTGGTTCCAGGTCTGACCTTTGGGGCACTATCTTCAACAGCAGCCACCAGTACAACCACGGCAACGCTGACCACAAGCACCGGCCAGGCGCCCACCCTGTCCTTTGGAACCAAGCTTGGAGGTAGGAAGCTGTTCTAGACAACGGTTCCTCGAGGCTCTGGGCAGTCTGCTCTCCTCCTGGTAACAGTTGTCTGTTGGAAGTAGACAAAGACCTTTTACTGGGGTGTGGGAAGGGGCCCCAAGCATTTGTTGCTGTGGGTTTGCCCTGGCAGTGGTCATCTGCGACAGCTCCTAGAGCCATTGGACTGTGTGTCCTGTGGTTCTGATTGTGTCCCACGTGCCAGATTCTGTTCTGTGCTCGTTTGGGGAGCGCAGTGGAAGGGAGGCACAATCTGAAAGGGGCACATTGTGAAAGACAGGGAGTGGAGGGAGAATAAGAGCAAAAGGAGGTGAAAATGCTGACATGCCCAAGAACTAGGTGTGGCTGGGCAGTTTCTGTCCCCCTCCCTGCAGGGTTgttgggcaggggctgggagctcAGTGTGCTCTGCTTGTTCACATGGAGCTCTTTGTCCCTGCAGTCACATCCACAGCTGCCACCACGGCCtccaccaccagcaccacctCAGTGCTGGGCTCCACGGGGCCCTCCTTGTTTGCATCTGTGGCAACTTCTTCAGCCCCAGCCTCCTCCAGCACCACGGGCCTCTCACGTGAGTCTCTCCAGGCAGGTTTGTCCCTGGGGCAATGACGGAGCAGCgcggctgctgctccctggggctgctgctgctgttgcaggcggaggggcagcaggctgggcacagcttTTCCAAGGGGCCCTGCATTCCCTGGCTTATGCAACCTGTAATGGTGTCTTCTCTTCACAGTGGGTGCCACTTCCACTGGTTCCACTGGGACAGCCAGTCTGGGGACGCTTGGCCTTGGATTAAAagttcctgcagccacagctgccacaACGAGCACTGCCACTGGTAGGAACAAGAAGCTGAAAGTCACTGAAGAGAAGGGAGACTGAACTGAGTGCTCTGTAGGGATGTAAATGGCCATGTTAGAgtagcagcacagcagctgtgctttGTAAAGCCCTCAAGTAACTGAAAAGAGCACAGTGTGTCTTTCTCAGATCCTGTTCCATCTCTTTGTGAAAACACTGAAGTTCTCTCCTTCACTGCAAAGGTGCAGGGGAGGAGCTGGGTGTGCTGGCAGTTCTTGGTTCTAACAGTAAAGCATGAGGACATTGACAAGG
Encoded proteins:
- the LOC137482706 gene encoding nuclear pore glycoprotein p62-like isoform X1, which gives rise to MSHFSFGAAAPGGAFSLGAPRAAAAATTTASGGFSFSAPAPAPASTGFSFGGAAPAAGGSQPAGLFSFSRSGTAAQPSGFSFGSAGAAPAAPAAAAFPLGANTPKVNFGASSTTPAPGITGGFSFGAPVATSTPSSQAAAPSGFAFGSAGSSSSSTTAPSGTTGGFTFSGGTTTQAGTAGFSIGTAAPQATSAGPSFGTAPAAAATTSTATLAAATPAAAPFSLGGQPTGLTFGALSSTAATSTTTATLTTSTGQAPTLSFGTKLGVTSTAATTASTTSTTSVLGSTGPSLFASVATSSAPASSSTTGLSRESLQAVGATSTGSTGTASLGTLGLGLKVPAATAATTSTATGTTSASGFPLNLKPLTTTGAIGAVTSTAAITTTTTPSAPPVMTYAQLESLINKWSLELEDQEKHFLHQATQVNAWDRMLIENGEKITSLHREVEKVKVDQKRLDQELDFILSQQKELEDLLSPLEESVKEQSGTIYLQHADEERERTYKLAENIDAQLKRMAQDLKDITEHLNTSRGPADTSDPLQQICKILNAHMDSLQWIDQNSAVLQRKVEEVTKVCESRRKEQERSFRITFD
- the LOC137482706 gene encoding nuclear pore glycoprotein p62-like isoform X2, with the protein product MSHFSFGAAAPGGAFSLGAPRAAAAATTTASGGFSFSAPAPAPASTGFSFGGAAPAAGGSQPAGLFSFSRSGTAAQPSGFSFGSAGAAPAAPAAAAFPLGANTPKVNFGASSTTPAPGITGGFSFGAPVATSTPSSQAAAPSGFAFGSAGSSSSSTTAPSGTTGGFTFSGGTTTQAGTAGFSIGTAAPQATSAGPSFGTAPAAAATTSTATLAAATPAAAPFSLGGQPTGLTFGALSSTAATSTTTATLTTSTGQAPTLSFGTKLGVTSTAATTASTTSTTSVLGSTGPSLFASVATSSAPASSSTTGLSLGATSTGSTGTASLGTLGLGLKVPAATAATTSTATGTTSASGFPLNLKPLTTTGAIGAVTSTAAITTTTTPSAPPVMTYAQLESLINKWSLELEDQEKHFLHQATQVNAWDRMLIENGEKITSLHREVEKVKVDQKRLDQELDFILSQQKELEDLLSPLEESVKEQSGTIYLQHADEERERTYKLAENIDAQLKRMAQDLKDITEHLNTSRGPADTSDPLQQICKILNAHMDSLQWIDQNSAVLQRKVEEVTKVCESRRKEQERSFRITFD